ACTGTGTACTGTTTGTTCCGGCGTGCGTCTATAACGGCACGGATGACAGGGCGGTGCCCTCCGTACAGCCGATGGGCAACTTATTTGAACAGCATCTGTTTCTTCTGTTCGATATTATCATCATACAGCTGGAAGAAGAGATGCAGCTCACACATGCGCAGATGGAAGCAAGGCACAGAAATGTAGAATAATTCCGGGATAAGCGAAAAAAACAGCAGATACAGAAGAGAAGCCGCGTGAACGGCAGACAGTTCTGTATCTGCTGTTTTCATTTACATATGAGGCGGCAGGACGCCGGTTTATGTCCGGTCAGTCCTTTTGTCTCACCGGTATCCATACTTCATACTGCGCGTTATCCGGATCCGCGTTCAGGTATACTTCAATATCTGGTGCGTCGGCATATTCATATCCGGAGCCCGGCAGCCATTCTGTGACGATCCGCTGTTCCAGTTCCTGGATGGAACGGTTTGTCCCTGAACCGGTGAAGATGGCCCAGGTGGCTGCCGGAACATGGTATTCCTCCAGACTGCCGGTAAGCTCCATATCGCTTGACACTGCCAGATAGTACCGCCACTCATCTTCGTCGTGGCAGGCGCTGACACCTAACAGCCCCATCGGCCGGCCGTTCATCATTTTAGCGAGAGCTCCGATCGTGCCGTCCGCGGCCGCCTTCTGCCAGAGTCCCGGGACAACGGAGAAGTTCTCTTCGATATCTTTGTGAAGAGGCTCCGATATACCGATGATGCGGAAAGATTCCTTTGCTTCGATTCTGTAATTCATTTCTTCCACTCCTTTGATCGTTATTTGAAAACTTATGGGCGGAAATGATTTGAGCACTGCGCCTTCCTTTTTTGCGGACGACGGCGTGATCCCGTGTATGCTCTGAAACGCCCGGTTAAAGGCTGTAGGGGAAGCATAGCCGTACTTTAAAGCGATATCCAGAACCTTTGCCCCTTTATTCTGCAGGTCCGCGGCCGCCAGCGTCATCCGTCTGCGGCGTATATATTCGGAAAGCGGGACGCCCGCCATAAAGGCGAACATCCTCTGGAAATGATAGGTGGAGCAGCAGGCCGTTCTGGCTGCCTGCGCGTAATCAAGCTCCTCCGTAATATTTTCTTCAATATAATTCACCGCTTTGTTGAGACGTTCTATCCATTCCATACATGCCTTCTCCTTTTCCCATGCTTTATTATAGTTTCTTTTATGTGCGCCTGCCTCTCTTTTTGTGCAAATAAAAGAGAGGCTGTTTTACATAATTGAGTAGTGTTATAATTATACAGTTTTACCGAAAAGATACAAGTCCTTTCCTTTCTCCGGGAAAGATGTTATAATATTGGCGTATATTGTGTGGCTCTGTTTAGAAAGAGACTGTGACTGTTATAGGTCAGATTAGAGGATGGAGATATGAAAGAGAATAAGAAAGTCCAGCTGAAGGGCCAGCTGAGACTGTATATGCAATGGCCGGCCATCATGGCGCTGTTTCTTGTGGCCGTGAACATATGGATATACAAGCTGGATAGGCGCGCGGGGACATTGATGTTCATATTCCTGCTCATTTATATTGTGATGGTAGGTATATTGTATCTGTACAGCAAGTCTGTCATTATGAAAGATCTCGTTGAATTTGCCGCTCAGTACGGTATCGTGCAGAATACGCTGCTTCGGGAACTGTCTGTTCCGTATGCGATCCTTCTGGAGGACGGCAAGGCGATATGGATGAACGACAAGTTTGAAGAGATATTCGGAAGAAAGCCGAAAGGGGAGGCCTATGTAAGTAAGTACATCCCTGAGCTGAACAAGAACATATTCCCAAAAGAAGAAGATGAGATCGTGGAGATGGATGTCTACTACGAAAACCGGGAATATAAGGCGGTGCTCCGGCGCGTGTCGGTGGCAGGCTTCAGTGAGACAGAACAGCTGATGGAGCTCCCGGAGGAGCGGGAATACTTTATCGCCGTATATCTCA
This is a stretch of genomic DNA from [Clostridium] hylemonae DSM 15053. It encodes these proteins:
- a CDS encoding AraC family transcriptional regulator → MEWIERLNKAVNYIEENITEELDYAQAARTACCSTYHFQRMFAFMAGVPLSEYIRRRRMTLAAADLQNKGAKVLDIALKYGYASPTAFNRAFQSIHGITPSSAKKEGAVLKSFPPISFQITIKGVEEMNYRIEAKESFRIIGISEPLHKDIEENFSVVPGLWQKAAADGTIGALAKMMNGRPMGLLGVSACHDEDEWRYYLAVSSDMELTGSLEEYHVPAATWAIFTGSGTNRSIQELEQRIVTEWLPGSGYEYADAPDIEVYLNADPDNAQYEVWIPVRQKD